A portion of the Rhinolophus sinicus isolate RSC01 linkage group LG03, ASM3656204v1, whole genome shotgun sequence genome contains these proteins:
- the TRMT5 gene encoding tRNA (guanine(37)-N(1))-methyltransferase isoform X1, protein MRILWRPSGFLRRLLQVESYRITESESLIPLAWTSLIQKPGRAPGIFLLDQRKRFSTMPELELSERHYELFSPPSDVRGMTKLDRTAFKKTVTIPVLKVRKEIVNKLMRSLKRVALQRPGIKRVIEDPEDEENRLIMLDPYKMFTDDSFEKAELSILKQLNVSPQVSKYNLELTYENFKSEEILRAVLPEGQDVTSGFSRVGHIAHLNLRDHQLPFKHLIGQVMIDKNPGITSAVNKINNIDNTYRNFQMEVLSGEENMITKVRENSYTYEFDFSKVYWNPRLSTEHSRITELFKPGDVLFDVFAGVGPFAIPVAKKNCTVFANDLNPESHKWLLHNCKLNKVDQKVKVFNLDGKDFLQGPVREELMQQLGRLSKERTHSVHIVMNLPAKAIEFLSAFKSLLDGQSCGSELLPIVHCYSFSKDANPAKDVQQRAEAVLGTSLDTCSSVHLVRNVAPNKEMLCITFRIPAAVLYKNQTLNLEKHEEPPLKRQRTDKSFSKEKTQIA, encoded by the exons ATGAG gatctTATGGAGGCCATCTGGGTTCTTAAGAAGACTTCTCCAAGTGGAAAGCTATAGAATAACTGAATCAGAATCGTTGATTCCACTAGCTTGGACATCACTGATACAGAAACCTGGCAGAGCACCTGGCATTTTCTTGTTGGATCAAAGAAAAAGATTCTCAACCATGCCTGAACTAGAACTAAGTGAGAGACACTATGAATTGTTTTCACCACCCTCTGATGTTCGAGGAATGACAAAACTTGATAGAACCGCTTTTAAAAAGACAGTCACCATCCCAGTGCTTAAAGTGAGGAAAGAAATTGTCAATAAATTGATGCGATCCCTTAAAAGGGTAGCACTGCAGCGCCCAGGCATAAAACGTGTGATTGAAGACccagaagatgaagaaaatagacTAATTATGTTGGATCCCTATAAAATGTTTACTGATGATTCCTTTGAGAAAGCAGAACTCAGTATTTTAAAGCAACTTAATGTCAGTCCACAGGTCTCTAAATATAATTTGGAACTAACTTATGAAAACTTTAAGTCAGAAGAAATATTGAGAGCTGTCCTTCCTGAAGGTCAAGATGTGACTTCAGGGTTTAGCAGAGTTGGACATATTGCCCACCTGAACCTTCGAGATCATCAACTACCTTTCAAGCATTTAATTG GTCAAGTTATGATTGACAAAAACCCAGGAATCACCTCAGcagtaaataaaatcaataatatcgATAATACGTACCGAAATTTCCAAATGGAAGTGTTATCTGGAGAGGAGAACATGATAACCAAG GTTCGAGAAAACAGCTATACCTATGAATTCGATTTTTCAAAAGTCTATTGGAATCCTCGTCTCTCTACAGAACACAGTCGTATCACAGAACTTTTCAAACCTGGGGATGTCCTATTTGATGTTTTTGCTGGGGTCGGACCTTTTGCCATTCCAGTAGCAAAGAAAAACTGTACTGTATTTGCCAATGATCTCAATCCTGAATCCCATAAATGGCTATTGCACAACTGTAAATTAAATAAAGTGGACCAAAAGGTAAAAGTCTTTAACTTGGATGGGAAAGACTTCCTCCAAGGACCAGTCAGAGAAGAGTTAATGCAGCAGCTGGGACGACTGTCAAAAGAAAGAACACACTCTGTGCACATTGTCATGAACTTGCCAGCAAAGGCTATCGAGTTTCTCAGTGCTTTCAAGTCGCTTTTAGATGGGCAGTCATGCGGCAGTGAGCTCCTTCCCATAGTACACTGTTACAGCTTTTCCAAAGATGCTAATCCTGCTAAGGATGTTCAGCAGCGAGCTGAAGCTGTGTTAGGCACTTCCTTGGACACGTGCAGTTCAGTTCACCTAGTAAGAAACGTGGCCCCTAACAAGGAAATGTTATGCATCACCTTTCGGATTCCTGCTGCTGTCCTCTACAAGAACCAGACCCTAAATCTAG AGAAGCATGAAGAGCCACCTCTTAAACGCCAGAGGACAGATAAatccttttcaaaagaaaaaacacaaattgctTAA
- the TRMT5 gene encoding tRNA (guanine(37)-N(1))-methyltransferase isoform X2, translating to MPELELSERHYELFSPPSDVRGMTKLDRTAFKKTVTIPVLKVRKEIVNKLMRSLKRVALQRPGIKRVIEDPEDEENRLIMLDPYKMFTDDSFEKAELSILKQLNVSPQVSKYNLELTYENFKSEEILRAVLPEGQDVTSGFSRVGHIAHLNLRDHQLPFKHLIGQVMIDKNPGITSAVNKINNIDNTYRNFQMEVLSGEENMITKVRENSYTYEFDFSKVYWNPRLSTEHSRITELFKPGDVLFDVFAGVGPFAIPVAKKNCTVFANDLNPESHKWLLHNCKLNKVDQKVKVFNLDGKDFLQGPVREELMQQLGRLSKERTHSVHIVMNLPAKAIEFLSAFKSLLDGQSCGSELLPIVHCYSFSKDANPAKDVQQRAEAVLGTSLDTCSSVHLVRNVAPNKEMLCITFRIPAAVLYKNQTLNLEKHEEPPLKRQRTDKSFSKEKTQIA from the exons ATGCCTGAACTAGAACTAAGTGAGAGACACTATGAATTGTTTTCACCACCCTCTGATGTTCGAGGAATGACAAAACTTGATAGAACCGCTTTTAAAAAGACAGTCACCATCCCAGTGCTTAAAGTGAGGAAAGAAATTGTCAATAAATTGATGCGATCCCTTAAAAGGGTAGCACTGCAGCGCCCAGGCATAAAACGTGTGATTGAAGACccagaagatgaagaaaatagacTAATTATGTTGGATCCCTATAAAATGTTTACTGATGATTCCTTTGAGAAAGCAGAACTCAGTATTTTAAAGCAACTTAATGTCAGTCCACAGGTCTCTAAATATAATTTGGAACTAACTTATGAAAACTTTAAGTCAGAAGAAATATTGAGAGCTGTCCTTCCTGAAGGTCAAGATGTGACTTCAGGGTTTAGCAGAGTTGGACATATTGCCCACCTGAACCTTCGAGATCATCAACTACCTTTCAAGCATTTAATTG GTCAAGTTATGATTGACAAAAACCCAGGAATCACCTCAGcagtaaataaaatcaataatatcgATAATACGTACCGAAATTTCCAAATGGAAGTGTTATCTGGAGAGGAGAACATGATAACCAAG GTTCGAGAAAACAGCTATACCTATGAATTCGATTTTTCAAAAGTCTATTGGAATCCTCGTCTCTCTACAGAACACAGTCGTATCACAGAACTTTTCAAACCTGGGGATGTCCTATTTGATGTTTTTGCTGGGGTCGGACCTTTTGCCATTCCAGTAGCAAAGAAAAACTGTACTGTATTTGCCAATGATCTCAATCCTGAATCCCATAAATGGCTATTGCACAACTGTAAATTAAATAAAGTGGACCAAAAGGTAAAAGTCTTTAACTTGGATGGGAAAGACTTCCTCCAAGGACCAGTCAGAGAAGAGTTAATGCAGCAGCTGGGACGACTGTCAAAAGAAAGAACACACTCTGTGCACATTGTCATGAACTTGCCAGCAAAGGCTATCGAGTTTCTCAGTGCTTTCAAGTCGCTTTTAGATGGGCAGTCATGCGGCAGTGAGCTCCTTCCCATAGTACACTGTTACAGCTTTTCCAAAGATGCTAATCCTGCTAAGGATGTTCAGCAGCGAGCTGAAGCTGTGTTAGGCACTTCCTTGGACACGTGCAGTTCAGTTCACCTAGTAAGAAACGTGGCCCCTAACAAGGAAATGTTATGCATCACCTTTCGGATTCCTGCTGCTGTCCTCTACAAGAACCAGACCCTAAATCTAG AGAAGCATGAAGAGCCACCTCTTAAACGCCAGAGGACAGATAAatccttttcaaaagaaaaaacacaaattgctTAA